A window from Seriola aureovittata isolate HTS-2021-v1 ecotype China chromosome 14, ASM2101889v1, whole genome shotgun sequence encodes these proteins:
- the atoh7 gene encoding transcription factor atoh7, translating into MKSRRPSCTDSGSESSEPDSKSPEKYETATRRRMAANARERKRMQGLNTAFDRLRKVVPQWGQDKKLSKYETLQMALSYIMALNRILTDARRHNAPHRQWLDLQFDCVQPENYSCLMRYDSPTGQEYIHSSFSYEFDGHQVHA; encoded by the coding sequence ATGAAATCTCGTCGACCCAGCTGCACTGACTCTGGATCGGAGTCCTCAGAACCGGACTCCAAGAGCCCAGAGAAGTATGAGACGGCCACGAGGCGACGGATGGCGGCCAATGccagagaaaggaagaggatgCAGGGTTTGAACACTGCCTTTGATCGCTTACGTAAAGTGGTCCCGCAGTGGGGCCAGGACAAAAAACTGTCCAAGTACGAAACCCTGCAGATGGCCCTCAGCTACATTATGGCCCTCAACCGGATCCTGACCGACGCCAGGAGGCACAACGCTCCTCACAGGCAGTGGCTGGACCTGCAGTTTGACTGTGTGCAGCCTGAAAACTACTCCTGCCTCATGAGGTACGACTCCCCGACCGGACAGGAGTATATCCACTCGTCCTTCTCCTATGAGTTTGATGGACATCAGGTCCACGCATAA